A stretch of DNA from Mus musculus strain C57BL/6J chromosome 6, GRCm38.p6 C57BL/6J:
ttgtttccttttgttttgtttggagacaggatctcgtGTAGTCCAGGTTGGTCTTAAACTTACTATATAACAGAGTCTAGCCTTAAACTCCTCATCCtcttgccttcacctcccaaatgctgggattacaggagtgcatGACCACCAGCCCCCTCTAGAAATGAGCAATTTCTATACTAACACTTCCGGAGGATGAAGATGTGAAAGATGACACTCAGTACTGGTAACCCTCTTTAATCCTTACACATATACTGATCTCTTCGCAAAGGAAGCTGCACACATCCTGCCTACTAGCTGACAGCTTACCAGGCTGCTGTCCCCCTCCATGTGTGTGTAACTGAAACTGGAGATCTTTTAGCAGCCAAGCCATGTGGGAGAAAGTACCACCACACCCATAAATTAGGAGTGTTCCCCATCCAGGAGCAAAGCTGAGAGATTGGGGGACGGGCATGGTTCGCCATCACTTCCTTCTATAGACAGAAAATCCAAATTGAACTAGCTGTAGCCTTTGGGATAGTTAGCTACATTCTGCTCACTTGGGTGGGCTAGGAAGGCCAAAATAcactgtttttcttgtttttaatcccTCTAACTCATGGGCTGGCAAAAATAACTAGAATAAATATTTGTAacttatttatatataagtatataaatatatataattttatatttaatttaatgtataattatatacttacatttatttatagaatatgtatttgatatataattaatttaatataatataaattaatttatatatttatattattttaacatataataaattttatgtatataaaatagaataacttttcttattttattcgcCAGTCTGTCTAATAAGTATTTGCTGAATGTAAGCATTTCCTTATATGTTGAAATAGACTGGTAGAAGAATGGACTACGAAAATGACCATGACAGTCAGCATCGTCAAAAGACAGAGATTTACTTCAGTTTTGTTGTATACAGCCCCAAAGGGTACGCTCTCTCCTCACCTGTATCCAAActctactaagaaaaaaataatgaggtCTCCTCACTTTTGAGGCCTCGGGACAAGACTCAGCCACATACATTGTCTCTGTAAAGTTTTCTCTATTTAAAAACCCACTCTCAGATTAAGGACTATCACGGAGTTAATAATGCAAAGCACACATTCACTGCATAGAACAGAAACTGTCACACGTTGGCTCCTTCAACCACATCTCCGCAAGCGTATCTGAAAATCTAGAGTAAGTGTGGTTGCTGTGTGAAGAGCTGGGGCAGCAGAGAGCTCCACCCTGTCGTCATCCACTTCCCACACTTTACAGCCATGTGTTTCAGAATAAAACTCCACACACGAGCCGCTGTTAGGACGGGATACACGGTGGGGGAAGGTACCATTACCTGACATATTTTATGTGTTTCACTCCAGTGCACACAGAGAAGGACCTCGCAATACGACAGGCACACACTTCTTCAGATTAGTTCAGGATATAAGATAGATATGTAGCAGGGAAGTATTTTTTTCGTTTTAATTGTGACTTCTTTAATTTTCATGGAGAGATAGTGATTGTACACATTTATGAGGCACAGTGTGATACTTCAGTGTGGGTGGAAAATGATCCAGTCGGCGTGCTCAGCATACCTGTCCTTCAGGCATTCGGAAGCACCCACAGTCCTTCCGCCTAGCTATTTGGAAGCTCACAATAAATTGGCAACCATACAACTATTATTGATCGTTATTGTCACCCCACACCAGCCAAACCATTACCTAAGCTCTACCACCCACCCCATCACTCTGGACTCCGGTAACCACTGCACTTCTCCCTACAGCTCAGGCACAAGCTCGGTCAGCTCCCAAGCAGGAGTGAGCACATGAGGTGTTTGCGTCTTTCTGTCTTGTTGATGTCTATGGAACGTGTTACTGAATGCGGCAGGGGTTCATTCTTCTGAGGATGAATAGTTTTCTACATATCTTTGACAGAGATGGCAGAGGAAGGGATGAGAGAGCCAGGGTGGCTATCTGCAGGGTGGGTATccattaaaataaactttatccATTTCATTTGCCCAGATTTAGGCTTTAAATGGCTAGCCTAATACTTAAACAGTCGCGGAAAAAGCCCAACAGGAAAAGGCCAACCCCCAGAAAGGTATGCTAATCCTCTGTCTAATGGCATATCATAACAGGTTTGGCATTTGTTAAACACACATTTGTAGACAAAGATTCCCCAGACCCATTCcctctttttaaagacatgtggcAGATCCGAGGCTCAGGACACAGTGGCATCCATCAGTATAGGACCTTCTTACAGATCCACTGCAAAGCAACTTCACAACTGGAGGCTTGGAGGCCATTTCTGTGAATGGCACCGCACCTCTGTATCAAGCTGTTGGTAAGAATCCTGTAAGAAACCAGAGGCATCATTGGTCACTTTTGGTAACCTGCAGGGTAGAATAAGACTTAAAGGGCACGAAAGAGAAGAAATTGGATGAATCCAGTCTCCTCCTCAGACCCCTCAGGCATCAAAACAGCAGGGGAACAAACTGTTTGCTTCCCCCTTGAAAATGTTGCCACGTTTTGGTCCTTTCTTATGATCACCTATggtcttctctgtctttgttctgtttGTGTCTCTGGCACCGCCAAACCCACTGGAAACAGCAAGCATGGAGCCAGCACAGCTGCTTGACACCGTTCCAGCAAGGCTGAGTGGGTTGCTACCAtcgctgtctttctgtctctaatTTTGGGTTTTGGTCTGTGCATGTTGCACTCTTGGGGGATTTCTGCATTATGATTAATTCTATGTCTTTTCCAGAGAAAATTATGTCTGAGCCTTTTTAGGAAAATCCTAAAATTAACTTTATCTGGCCCTATTTGGGGCCTTCCTTATGCCTTGGAGATCATTAAACACCAATAAGTGCATAGCTAAAGGAGGCCATTACTCTAGGAATCTTCTTGAGGTGCCTGCCCTGAGCAGACAGTATCATTGATGCAGGGTAAAAAGAGACAATTGACAAACACTGACTGACCAGGGACTAGGTTACAGATTCAagatctctttttattttagccTTTATAAATATAGTTTAAAGATAGGTAGGTGGTCATACAGGGCACACTCCTGAAGGaataaaactcagaaaataaGATAGGTTgactaaaataaactttttctacTTTATAGTGTAGATGATGAAATAATAATAGAAGTTAGGTATTAGTATTTGCTACTCATAAACAGCCCGATTCAGATAGTTTCTGTTTGTCTGGAGTGCTTTCAAACAGCAAATACTGCCATCCGAAAAGCAAGCTGTCATATATTAAATGTGTTTGCCTTAGAGAAGACATTGTTTAGATTCTCTACATTGGAGTTatagggggaaggaggggggagggaggagagggggagaagcagaagcagaggcagaggcggaggcggaggaggaggaggtggggggagaagaagaagaagaagaagaagaagaagaagaagaagaagaagaagaagaagaagaagaagaagaagaagaagaagaagacgaagaagacgaagaagaagaagaagaagaagaagaagaagacgaagaagaagaagaagaagaagaagaagaagaagaagaagaagaagaagaagaagaagaagaagaagaagacgaagaagacgaagaagaagaagaagaagaagaagaagaagaagaagaagaagaagaagaagaagaagaacaagaacaagaacaagaagaacaagaagaagaagaagaacaagaagaagaagaagaacaagaagaagaagaagaagaagaagaagaagaagaagaagaagaagaagaagaacaagaagaagaagaagaagaacaagaagaacaagaagaagaagaagaagaagaagaagaagaagaagaagaagaagaagaagaagaagaagaagaagaagaagaagaagaaggagaaaagaagaatctGTTCTGTTTGAATTTTCTAATTGTAATCAAGCTTGTATGTAACCCTGGACATGTAATGAAAAGTCAAGCATAATCTGTAGCAATTGGATAATcattgtctgtctttgttctgtgaGACTTGTATAAATAAAGAAGCAGCTGGTTGCTAGTCAGTCAAAGCAGCAGAAATGGCCTGATGGCTAGTCAGAGCCTTAGGAGTGGCCCTCAGCCCTCCCAGGGACTACTCAATCAGGAAGGACCCTCCTACTCTCCTCTGTGCTGGGGAAGCATCCCCTagcccccaccctcacctccacCCTCATTCCCACCCCAtatcccccaccctacccccactaCCACTttacccccacctccaccccgcccccaccccgtcCCACCCCCACAATCTCTCCTTTCCACCCTTTGCTGTCTgtcattttccttctgttttccccggggtttttccttcctccttcctcttctttcactGCCCTCCCTTCTCACTTTACCTCAAGCTGAGCGCTGGGCCGCCTTCCCACCTCCAGCCATCAATGTTCCTCAAGCCGATCCAGTAAAAGTCCTGACCCAGGTACTCTCCAAACAGCTTCTAACAGAAAGATGGAAAATGGTGAATAAAGATaacaaagacagctatatcagggtcctttcagcaaaatcttgctagtgtatacgcCGGGGTCTatcaaacacataagtgaatgctcacagtcagctattggatggatcacagagcccccaatggaggagctagaaaaaatacccaaggagctaaagggatctgcaaccctataggtggaacaacaatatgaactaaccagtaccccggagctcttgactctagctgcatatgtatcaaaggatggcctagtcggccatcactggaaagagaggcccattggacttgcaaactttatatgccccagtacaggggaacgccagggccaaaaagtgggagagggtgggtaggggagtgggggggagggtatgggggacttttgggatagcattggaaatgtaaatgagaaataaaatataaaaaaagataacAAAGACACCCAGGACCCCTTGAGTGAATCACATAGTTAGTCAtccttatcctctctctctctctctctctctctctctctctctctctctctctctctctctctctctctctctttctctctctctctctctcccagatccaGGTGAGGACTAAATGTTTATATGCTGAAATTCATATGCTGAAACCCTAACCTCCTATGTGACAGCATCTGAAAGTAGATAGCTTCGAGTTGATGAGGCTTAGTTGAGGCCATACAATGGTACCCCCATGACAGGATCCTATGGCCTTGAAATTAGAAGGGACTGGAGCTGAAGCTCTCTCTACAGTGACACACAAGGAAAGACACCCTCTGTAGAGCTGAAAGGAGCTCTCAGTAGCAACCTTGCCTTTAGACATCCCAGGCTCCAAAGCTGTGTCTGCTGTTTAAAGCCATCTGCTCTAGGGGTTTTTAATGAAATGAAGGAAGCTGAGGCAAAGAACCACTTCCAATAGCCAACCCCTCGGTAGCTTCTAATTCTAACGGGGCTCTGAGTTCTCATAGAAGTTTGTCTTTTACAAGGAGCCACCTCCCAGAACTGACCTTTAGTTCATAAGCGCACTCTCTTGGTGTAACAGATAAGATACTGGGCCAGCTCCACCTCCACTGCCACTTCCTTTCTGATTAGATAGAGCCTGATAGCTATTCAGCAGAAAGAAGCTCGACCCTGCTGCAAGAACAAGAAGCTCCACCCTGCTGCCCCTGCTGTCCCTGCTGTCCTTGCTgtccctgctgtccctgctgtccctgctgcaggAGCGTTCACCTCACTCCCCATCCACAGCACCAACTGCAGTTACACTCACAGTGCTCTGGGACCCCACAAGGCTCTCGTTTTTCCAATGGGCCTTAAGACAGAGTTAAACTAAGTGTACCCGCATGTCTGCTGTGCTACCCACTGGGACGGGATAAATGATGCTTTGCTCTGTATGGTAGTAGTACAATCAAATGAAGATGTTTATGCCCTAAGGGAACTACCCAACACATTAAACAGAACAAAGGATACATCCAAAAAGATTAATTTTTGTCGGTAAAGTTGAACGTTCATGTAATGAataattacactttcaatatTTTCCCGTGACAGCTTAATTAATTGAATTTGGACTGAATTACTTGAATGACCTTTTCATGGCATTTTAGATTAGTGTTTGTTGAACAATTTCCTTCAAGAAAATTGTCTTTTATTCAGAAATCAAGAAAGCCCAGTGAAATTTCAACTCTATTATTACGATGCTACTAAATGTCCCAATTGGGGGTCATTTTTATTCTACTCCTGGAAGATGGTGCCTGAAGAGAAAGAATTTATGGGCTCTGCTGTAGACAGCTTTCCTTTGCCTGACAGCATCCTCACCAGCAAGAAGAGAGTCAAAGGAAGACTAAATTCTCTCTGTGTGCCCAGTGACAGCAGACACTTAGGAACTCTTCTGTGCTGTCTACTAAAGGCAGAATCACCCCTATCTTCTCCTCACTAGGTTTCAGGTTTTTAAAACCTAAAATCTTGACTACACATACAAAGGCTTGCATGATCTGGGCACTACCAATTACTTATTCACCAACTTCCTGCCCCAtctgccttcttttcctctttttttttttttttttacaggccaGGAGCATTCTTGCCTTGGTCTTTACCCAGCCATTACTGCCCCCTAGATTTTCAACGGCTGTCACTGTGCAGGCCTCGGTCCTGCTTCTGAGGAGGTCTGTTTAAAACCATGTCCACAGTCACCGTCCCATCAAAACGGTGTATCTTCTCCAAAGCACGAAttactgtatttatttatgaCTTCAGTTGCCTGTCTTGTCTAAAATGTACCACTGTGATGGCAAGAACCCCTGCTTACAAGCTAACACCTTGAATCAGTATAGAAAAGTGTATCTagggcttagtgggtaagagcacccgactgctctgtGCAGTTGGTGCTTTGAActcaaaggtccggagttcaaatcccagcaaccacatggtggctcacaaccatccataatgagatctgactccctcttctggagtgtctgaagacagctacagtgtacttacatataataaataaatctttaaaaaagaaaaaaaaaagaaaagtgtatcTAGTAAGTAGTTGTGGAAGAATAAACTGTGGAGTCAGGCATCAGGCTACGAGAGACAAAAGCCTCCCAAGTACAAATCCCCACTCCTTTGGCCTCTTTTgagttctgagtgtgtgtgtgctggggaatcgaggaagaatgaaggagaaagaagagactgGTACGAAGTGACGATCCAGGGTTCAAGATGGCTTAAGAGTTCATGCATTTCTGGGCCCACTGACTAAAAAGACTGCTTCGAGGAATGTGCCTGATTTTGCCCCTCGCTTTCTAAGAAAAGCTTTCACTTCTCGGGCTCGAGCCATGAAGTTCAATGGTAAAGCGATTATCTAGTGCGTACAAGGCTGAGAGGTTCAGTCTCCATAACCACACGAGAGAAGAAAACTCTTTATTGCATTTTCTCATCATCTCCAAAGCAGAAACCGGAGCTAATAAGGCACTGAAGTGGGAGGACATCTCGCAGGGTGGGAAAGAGCACCCCGTCTTATGCTGAGTTACTGTGTTTCAAGCTAGCTGCTCACTTTTGCTACTGACTTCAGTCAGATGCTCAAAATAGctacagtaagttccaggaatcAAGGCTATATAGTGCATCCTCCCACTTGGCCTAGACAAAGGATGAAGGAAAAGGGAATCTCTGAGGAAGGATTTGGAATTTCGATCATTCCAGAATTTCAAGCACATGCGTGCTCTTttgagagaaaataaacaaaatggctCATCTTTTCTCAAAACAAGAAGTAGCAGTCCCGGAGTGCTACTCCCAGTAGATTAATCAGAGTAGAAGGTTGACCCCAGAATATGAATTTGAAACCAGCTTGAGCTACAAAGCCCCCAGCTCTCAACTATTAACAAACTATTCTCTGTGATTTGATTTTATTCCCAcctcaaattaaaacaaacagaaatatcaaaacaaaaaataatctaAGATTTCTTACTTTCTTATGTGTGAATTGTAACTGAGTCTGGTCAGGTTTGTGCCAGGATATGAACTCCTCACACGGCTTATGTCTTCTAGGACTGGCAGAGGCATGGAGAGACTCTGGGTAAACAGGCGCTgcagaaccccacccccacccccgggttCTCTCCTTCTAATTGAACTTTCTAGACATTGGTCCCAGTGTCTGGGAATGTACTGAAATCCAGTGAAATAAAGAACACTCAGCAGAGGACATTTAAGTCCCTGAGTGCAGCCCCTTTGTCCCTGTGGCCCCTCCCTCCCAAGTTCCACTGGACCTGTGCGACTCAGGACCTCATCCTGCATTTAACCAGGTGTGTGTTCTAGGCCTATTTCTTCTCTGCAGTGCTTTCCACCGTCTTgccgcacacacgcacgcgcacatgcTCACGCACGTGCATACAAaagcacaagcacatgcacatatacacaccacaagCACACCAtggcatatgtgcatacacagatgtgcacaaatatgtaagtaaataaatgttcaaatacacacataaggactggagagatggctcagcggttaagagcactgactgctcttatggaggacctgagtttaaatcccagcaaccacatggcggctcacagccatcgataatgagatctgatgtcctcttctggtgtgtctaaaagacagctacagtgtacttacatataataaataaataaatcttttttaaaagtacacacataaataagcaaacacatacacaaatggagagaaatgaatatttaaacacacacacatgaagagctaggaggctgaggaaggagagccacaagttcaaagccagtctggactacatagttAAGATGTCACctaaaaggaggaaaagaataggagaagggagaggaagaaagagggagggaggaacagctCTATATTTTCTACATGTTTTCATTTACCACTCCCTGGTTGTCCGGAAATGTAAGGAGATGTGAGCCTTTGTCTGCACAGAATTTCAGACTAGAATTCCAGTCCTTTTTCTCCATTGAAAAATAGTAACAGTGGCTACCATTCCTCGTCCAGAGGATGGGGCAGCTGGGGCAGTGGGAACATGTAGAGTCCTTGGAGCCTAGAAGGAAAGAGGATACACGACTCACATCTTTATGGACCAAATGATCCTGCAAAGTAAAAAGGAGATACAGGAAAACATGGCCTCTCCAGTGTCTACCTTGCCCTACCCCTTTTCAAACTAAAGTTTAGAGCAATCTGTAACATATGACCTCAAGCTGAATGGTCCACAATGTCACCCCTGAAGTGCTTTTCATCAAGCAGGCATGGATTCTGACCAAGTGTCTGATCAGCCTGTAGAGCACATAGAACTCTGGATACCATCTGTATCCATGTGATATACACACAGCACATAAAGGATGGGTACGCTGCCATGGTACATATATAGCTACTGTCTGTATATCTCCAATGAGCTCACAGAGTTCATGAGGTCACTTGTTCAGAATCTTTCAGGACATCCAGCCTCAAGACAGCATGCACGAGGTGTATAAGAAAAGGAGacaaggggctggaaagatggctcagcggttaagaagagtactgactgctcttccgaaggtcctgagttcagttcccagcaaccacatggtggctcacaaccatctgtagtgagatctgacacccttttctggtgtgtctgaagacagctacagtgtacttacatatagtaaataaatattttaaaaattttttaaagaaaaggagacaaACCAGAAAGGACCAACGGACGTGATCATTTGGAAccaataaaaattggaaaaaattcaCCTTCAGCTAAAGTAACTTcctaaacatattttttttttcctgacagaaAAGCACATCAGATACTAAAGTGAAAAGTGATAGAATTCGCCTTGCCGCGTTCCTCTAGAAGATACAATCCTCATTCCTTTAAAGTGATTGAAATGGGTGGGCACTGTGAGAACATCTCAAATGGGACTTCAAATAAGGTCCCATGATCTCTTGATTGTCTCCTTCCATGAGACTCATTTGCATCAAGACACCATAAGCCATCCCTCCACAGGAGACGACATACGTGAACAactgtggtacacatatatattctagaTCAGGAACTAGAAAGGAGGGAAAGCTTTCCGTGTCACACAAAGATTAGATAACTTCCTGAGGGAAGGCTGCACAGGCACCAGGGTTGGAGTCTTCAGACTGAGGCCTTGAATTGCATTTGGTGGTCTCGCACCTTTTCCAGACAACTGTGGCCTAATCAGCCTGGACCAGAGAAATCCCAACTTCCTGGGAGTTTCTCTGCTGAAACTTAGGGCCTGAATTCGAAGTGGAGAGTGGGGCTGGATCCCATGAATGCTCTAGATCTGTGAAACCCTATCACTCACAGTCATTTTGCTTTATAACATAAAACGGAAGGTTAATTTGGAGGTGAAGTCAACACTCACCGCAGCACAGGATCCGTTGATACATCAGTAGACTCATGAGAATCACAGTCAAAAGCCCCAAAGCCACCATTGCAAAGCGGGAAAGATGGGGCCGGTGTAAGACAGCTGCAGAGACACAATCCAAAGCAAAATCCTTGACCCAGGCGCAGGAGCTCAGGCAAGAACCTCTGGTATCTTGAAGCAACTCTGCCTGGAGGGACAGAGACCCAGGCCACACAGGTCCCTCTCCTGGTTAGGGAGAGCACTCGCTCTCCAGTTAAAGGGAACCCTTGCCTTTGCAACCGTGGCTTCTGTACTCTAAGACTAGGACAGTGAGCTAGTGTGTAGATAGACTCTACCTCTTAGTGACTGAAGGACAATTTGGCTTAATTTACCGGAATTGAAAAGCATTTTGCCTTTTGGCCCAGCAATTTCTCCTTGAGAAACATTTTTCTAAATATGCACACACGTGCAAAATACACTCATAAGGCTGCCTGTGGCCGCAACGTCTGTAGGAAGGCCAACT
This window harbors:
- the Klrg1 gene encoding killer cell lectin-like receptor subfamily G member 1; amino-acid sequence: MADSSIYSTLELPEAPQVQDESRWKLKAVLHRPHLSRFAMVALGLLTVILMSLLMYQRILCCGSKDSTCSHCPSCPILWTRNGSHCYYFSMEKKDWNSSLKFCADKGSHLLTFPDNQGVKLFGEYLGQDFYWIGLRNIDGWRWEGGPALSLRILTNSLIQRCGAIHRNGLQASSCEVALQWICKKVLY